A single window of Desulfofundulus luciae DNA harbors:
- the rpsP gene encoding 30S ribosomal protein S16 gives MAVKIRLRRMGAKKNPFYRIVVADSRSPRDGRFVEELGYYDPLKDPAEIRIDEARALKWLKNGAQLTDTARALFQKAGLLNKPAGESQ, from the coding sequence GTGGCCGTTAAGATCAGGTTGAGAAGGATGGGGGCCAAGAAAAATCCCTTCTACCGTATTGTGGTGGCGGATTCCCGTTCCCCCCGGGACGGCCGGTTTGTGGAAGAGCTGGGGTATTATGATCCCTTGAAGGATCCGGCTGAAATTAGGATTGACGAAGCCAGGGCACTGAAATGGCTCAAAAACGGTGCCCAGCTTACCGATACCGCCCGGGCGTTGTTCCAGAAAGCCGGGTTGTTAAATAAGCCCGCCGGGG
- the ffh gene encoding signal recognition particle protein: protein MIFAGLAEKLQETFRKLKSKGRLTEADVDEAMKEVRRALLAADVNFQVVKSFITRVKERAVGQDVLSSLTPAQQVIKIVRDELASLMGGTRSKLNLAPKPPTVVMMVGLHGAGKTTTAAKLANLMRKQGRRPLLVAGDVYRPAAIKQLQVLGEQLNIPVFSMGERHSPVDIARAAVEHAVKQGRDLVIIDTAGRLEINEEMMAELEALKAAVRPHEILLVVDAMTGQVAVNVAETFNKRLGLDGVVLTKLDGDTRGGAALSIKAVTGCAIKFVGVGEKLDALEPFHPDRMADRILGMGDVLTLIEKAQANFDAEQVARLNKKIRSADFTLDDFLEQLQEVKKLGPIQQIISMIPGLGNMKKLKELGDIDDKELVYVEAIIKSMTPWERAHPHEINGSRRRRIARGSGTTVQKVNSVLKQFEQTRKMMRQLAEMGKGGKKGGKLPRNLFLGKDNPLF, encoded by the coding sequence ATGATATTTGCAGGCCTGGCTGAAAAGTTGCAGGAAACCTTCCGCAAGTTGAAAAGTAAAGGCCGGCTTACGGAGGCCGATGTGGACGAGGCTATGAAAGAAGTGCGCCGGGCCCTTCTGGCTGCCGATGTAAACTTCCAGGTGGTAAAAAGTTTTATCACTCGGGTTAAGGAGCGGGCGGTGGGTCAGGATGTACTGTCCAGTTTAACACCGGCTCAGCAGGTAATTAAAATTGTGCGGGACGAGCTGGCCAGCCTGATGGGTGGGACCCGGAGCAAGCTCAACCTGGCTCCCAAGCCGCCCACCGTGGTGATGATGGTGGGGCTGCACGGGGCAGGGAAAACCACCACGGCGGCCAAACTGGCCAACCTGATGCGCAAACAGGGGCGCCGCCCCCTGCTGGTGGCGGGCGACGTCTACCGCCCGGCGGCCATCAAACAATTACAAGTTCTGGGAGAACAGCTGAATATCCCGGTATTTTCCATGGGAGAGCGGCACAGCCCGGTGGACATTGCCCGGGCCGCCGTGGAACACGCCGTAAAACAGGGCCGGGACCTGGTAATCATTGATACGGCCGGACGGTTGGAAATAAATGAAGAGATGATGGCCGAGCTGGAGGCCCTCAAAGCTGCCGTGCGTCCCCACGAGATATTGCTGGTGGTGGATGCCATGACCGGCCAGGTGGCGGTTAATGTAGCCGAGACTTTCAACAAACGGCTGGGACTGGACGGGGTGGTGCTGACCAAGTTGGATGGTGACACCCGGGGTGGGGCGGCCCTGTCCATCAAGGCCGTTACCGGCTGCGCCATTAAGTTTGTAGGGGTGGGGGAAAAACTGGATGCCCTGGAACCCTTCCATCCCGACCGCATGGCCGACCGGATCCTGGGCATGGGCGATGTCCTTACCCTCATTGAAAAGGCCCAGGCCAATTTTGACGCCGAACAGGTGGCCCGGCTGAATAAAAAGATCCGCAGTGCCGACTTTACCCTGGATGATTTCCTGGAGCAACTCCAGGAAGTGAAAAAACTGGGGCCCATCCAGCAGATCATCAGCATGATCCCCGGGCTGGGCAATATGAAGAAGCTAAAGGAACTGGGGGATATTGACGACAAGGAACTGGTTTATGTGGAGGCCATCATTAAATCCATGACCCCCTGGGAGCGGGCCCATCCCCACGAGATCAACGGCAGCCGCCGCCGTCGCATTGCCCGGGGCAGCGGAACCACGGTACAAAAAGTTAACAGCGTTTTAAAGCAGTTTGAACAGACGCGCAAGATGATGCGCCAGCTGGCTGAAATGGGCAAGGGAGGCAAAAAAGGGGGCAAGCTGCCCAGAAACTTATTCCTGGGTAAAGATAACCCCTTATTTTAA
- the ylxM gene encoding YlxM family DNA-binding protein: MEKLAWMNLLYDFYGQLLTQRQQKFVELYYAHDLSLGEIAEQFGVSRQAVHDVLKRAEHILTRYEEKLGLVAKFMDQRRRLGEALALLGENCSVNEEILSRVREILRAVMG, encoded by the coding sequence ATGGAAAAGTTGGCCTGGATGAACCTCCTTTATGATTTTTACGGGCAGTTATTGACCCAGCGTCAACAAAAGTTTGTGGAACTTTACTACGCCCACGATCTTTCCCTGGGCGAGATTGCCGAACAATTTGGTGTCAGTCGCCAGGCAGTTCACGACGTACTGAAAAGGGCGGAGCACATTCTCACCCGGTATGAAGAAAAACTGGGCCTGGTGGCCAAATTTATGGATCAGCGGCGCCGTCTGGGCGAAGCCCTGGCATTGCTGGGCGAAAATTGTTCGGTGAACGAGGAAATTCTATCGCGGGTACGGGAAATCCTGCGGGCTGTAATGGGGTGA